A portion of the Drosophila sechellia strain sech25 chromosome 2R, ASM438219v1, whole genome shotgun sequence genome contains these proteins:
- the LOC6608643 gene encoding odorant receptor 47b isoform X1: MNDSGNQSNLSLLRVFLDEFRSVMRQESPGLIPRLALNYVRAFLSLLCQYPNKKLASLPLYRWINLFIMCNVITTFWTMFVALPESKNVIEMGDDLVWISGMALVFTKICYMHFRCNEIDELIWDFDYYNRELRPHNIDEEVLGWQRLCYVIESGLYINCFCLVNFFSAAIFLQPLLGEGKLPFHCVYPFQWHRLDLHPYTFWFLYIWQSLTSQHNLMSILMVDMMGISMFLQTALNLKLLCIEMRKLGDMEVSDERFHEEFCRVVRFHQHIIKLVGKANRAFNGAFNAQMMASFSLISISTFETMAAAAVDPKMAAKFVLLMVVAFIQLSLWCVSGTLVYTQSVEVAQAAFDINDWHTKSPGIQRDISFVILRAQKPLMYVAEPFLPFTLGTYMLVLKNCYRLLALMKESM; encoded by the exons ATGAACGACTCGGGTAATCAATCAAATCTCAGCCTTCTGCGGGTTTTCCTCGACGAGTTCCGATCGGTTATGCGGCAGGAAAGTCCCGGTCTCATCCCACGCCTGGCTTTAAACTATGTTCGCGCCTTCCTGAG TTTGCTCTGCCAGTATCCCAACAAGAAGTTGGCCAGCTTGCCCCTGTACCGATGGATCAACTTGTTCATCATGTGCAATGTGATAACCACTTTCTGGACCATGTTCGTGGCCCTGCCCGAGTCGAAGAACGTGATCGAAATGGGCGACGACTTGGTTTGGATTTCGGGG ATGGCACTGGTGTTCACCAAGATCTGTTACATGCATTTCCGCTGCAACGAGATCGATGAACTTATTTGGGATTTTGACTACTACAACCGGGAGCTAAGACCCCATAATATCGATGAGGAGGTGTTGGGTTGGCAGAGACTTTGCTACGTTATAGAATCTGGTCTATATATCAACTGCTTTTGCCTGGTCAACTTCTTCAGTGCCGCTATTTTCCTGCAACCTCTGTTGGGCGAGGGAAAGCTGCCCTTCCACTGCGTCTATCCGTTTCAATGGCATCGCTTGGATCTGCATCCCTACACGTTCTGGTTCCTCTACATCTGGCAGAGTCTGACCTCGCAGCACAACCTAATGAGCATCCTAATGGTGGACATGATGGGCATATCCATGTTTCTCCAGACGGCGCTCAATCTCAAGTTGCTATGCATCGAGATGAGGAAGCTGGGGGACATGGAGGTCAGTGATGAGAGGTTCCACGAGGAGTTTTGTCGTGTGGTTCGCTTCCACCAGCACATTATCAA attGGTGGGGAAAGCCAATAGAGCTTTCAATGGCGCCTTCAATGCACAGATGATGGCCAGTTTCTCCCTGATTTCCATATCCACTTTCGAGACCAtggctgcagctgctgtcGATCCCAAAATGGCCGCCAAGTTCGTGCTACTCATGGTGGTGGCATTCATTCAACTGTCGCTTTGGTGCGTCTCTGGAACTTTGGTTTATACTCAG TCTGTGGAGGTGGCTCAGGCTGCTTTTGACATCAACGATTGGCACACCAAATCGCCAGGCATCCAGAGGGATATATCCTTTGTGATACTACGAGCCCAGAAACCCCTGATGTATGTGGCCGAACCCTTTCTGCCCTTCACCCTGGGAACCTATATGCTT GTTCTGAAGAATTGCTATCGTTTGCTGGCCCTGATGAAAGAATCGATGTAG
- the LOC6608643 gene encoding odorant receptor 47b isoform X2 gives MNDSGNQSNLSLLRVFLDEFRSVMRQESPGLIPRLALNYVRAFLSLLCQYPNKKLASLPLYRWINLFIMCNMALVFTKICYMHFRCNEIDELIWDFDYYNRELRPHNIDEEVLGWQRLCYVIESGLYINCFCLVNFFSAAIFLQPLLGEGKLPFHCVYPFQWHRLDLHPYTFWFLYIWQSLTSQHNLMSILMVDMMGISMFLQTALNLKLLCIEMRKLGDMEVSDERFHEEFCRVVRFHQHIIKLVGKANRAFNGAFNAQMMASFSLISISTFETMAAAAVDPKMAAKFVLLMVVAFIQLSLWCVSGTLVYTQSVEVAQAAFDINDWHTKSPGIQRDISFVILRAQKPLMYVAEPFLPFTLGTYMLVLKNCYRLLALMKESM, from the exons ATGAACGACTCGGGTAATCAATCAAATCTCAGCCTTCTGCGGGTTTTCCTCGACGAGTTCCGATCGGTTATGCGGCAGGAAAGTCCCGGTCTCATCCCACGCCTGGCTTTAAACTATGTTCGCGCCTTCCTGAG TTTGCTCTGCCAGTATCCCAACAAGAAGTTGGCCAGCTTGCCCCTGTACCGATGGATCAACTTGTTCATCATGTGCAAT ATGGCACTGGTGTTCACCAAGATCTGTTACATGCATTTCCGCTGCAACGAGATCGATGAACTTATTTGGGATTTTGACTACTACAACCGGGAGCTAAGACCCCATAATATCGATGAGGAGGTGTTGGGTTGGCAGAGACTTTGCTACGTTATAGAATCTGGTCTATATATCAACTGCTTTTGCCTGGTCAACTTCTTCAGTGCCGCTATTTTCCTGCAACCTCTGTTGGGCGAGGGAAAGCTGCCCTTCCACTGCGTCTATCCGTTTCAATGGCATCGCTTGGATCTGCATCCCTACACGTTCTGGTTCCTCTACATCTGGCAGAGTCTGACCTCGCAGCACAACCTAATGAGCATCCTAATGGTGGACATGATGGGCATATCCATGTTTCTCCAGACGGCGCTCAATCTCAAGTTGCTATGCATCGAGATGAGGAAGCTGGGGGACATGGAGGTCAGTGATGAGAGGTTCCACGAGGAGTTTTGTCGTGTGGTTCGCTTCCACCAGCACATTATCAA attGGTGGGGAAAGCCAATAGAGCTTTCAATGGCGCCTTCAATGCACAGATGATGGCCAGTTTCTCCCTGATTTCCATATCCACTTTCGAGACCAtggctgcagctgctgtcGATCCCAAAATGGCCGCCAAGTTCGTGCTACTCATGGTGGTGGCATTCATTCAACTGTCGCTTTGGTGCGTCTCTGGAACTTTGGTTTATACTCAG TCTGTGGAGGTGGCTCAGGCTGCTTTTGACATCAACGATTGGCACACCAAATCGCCAGGCATCCAGAGGGATATATCCTTTGTGATACTACGAGCCCAGAAACCCCTGATGTATGTGGCCGAACCCTTTCTGCCCTTCACCCTGGGAACCTATATGCTT GTTCTGAAGAATTGCTATCGTTTGCTGGCCCTGATGAAAGAATCGATGTAG